In one Fusobacterium simiae genomic region, the following are encoded:
- a CDS encoding nicotinate phosphoribosyltransferase — MNNNIILTEFARVINSDRYQYTESDIFLMENMQNKIAVFDMFFRKTEDGGFAVVSGIQEVIHLIEVLNNTSEEEKRKYFSKILEEEHLINFLSKMKFTGDLYAIQDGEIVYPNEPIITIKAPLIQAKVLETPILNIMNMNMGIATKASMVTRAADPIKVLAFGSRRAHGFDSAVEGNKAAIIGGCYGHSNLVTEYKYGIPSNGTMSHSYIQAFGVGAEAEKEAFVTFIKHRRQRKSNSLILLVDTYDTIHIGIENAIKAFKECGIDDNYDGIYGVRLDSGDLAYQSKKCRKRFDEEGFKKAKITLTNALDEQLIRSLREQGACVDMYGVGDAIAVSKSYPCFGGVYKIVELDEEPLIKISGDIIKISNPGFKEVYRIFDTDGFAYADLISLVKNDSDKEKLLNNQNFIIRDEKYEFKSSVIEKDRYTYIKLTKQYIKDGIIDKILHEDLFDIMKSQKHYFDSLAKVSPERKRLENPHSYKVDLSSDLIKLKYGLINKIKNV; from the coding sequence ATGAATAACAATATAATTTTAACAGAATTTGCCAGAGTTATCAACTCAGATAGATATCAATATACAGAAAGTGATATTTTTCTTATGGAAAATATGCAAAATAAAATAGCTGTCTTTGATATGTTTTTTAGAAAAACAGAAGATGGTGGTTTTGCAGTTGTTTCAGGAATACAAGAAGTTATACATCTTATAGAAGTTTTAAATAACACATCAGAAGAAGAAAAAAGAAAATATTTTTCAAAAATTTTAGAGGAAGAACATCTCATAAATTTTTTATCTAAAATGAAATTTACAGGAGATTTATATGCAATACAAGACGGAGAAATAGTTTATCCAAATGAACCAATAATAACTATAAAAGCCCCTTTGATACAAGCAAAAGTTTTAGAAACTCCTATATTAAATATAATGAATATGAATATGGGGATTGCAACTAAGGCTTCTATGGTAACAAGAGCTGCAGATCCAATAAAGGTTTTAGCATTTGGAAGTAGAAGAGCTCATGGTTTTGACAGTGCTGTTGAAGGAAATAAAGCCGCTATAATAGGTGGTTGCTATGGACATTCTAATTTAGTAACAGAATACAAGTATGGAATACCATCAAATGGGACTATGTCCCATTCATATATTCAAGCTTTTGGTGTAGGAGCAGAAGCAGAAAAAGAGGCTTTTGTAACTTTTATAAAGCATAGAAGACAAAGGAAAAGTAATTCATTAATACTTTTAGTTGATACCTATGATACTATTCATATAGGAATAGAAAATGCTATAAAAGCATTTAAAGAATGTGGAATAGATGATAATTATGATGGTATTTATGGGGTAAGACTTGATTCTGGAGATTTAGCTTATCAATCTAAAAAATGTCGTAAAAGATTTGATGAAGAAGGATTTAAGAAAGCAAAGATTACTTTAACCAATGCTTTAGATGAACAACTTATTAGATCACTTCGTGAACAAGGTGCTTGTGTTGATATGTATGGAGTAGGAGATGCAATAGCAGTAAGTAAATCCTATCCTTGTTTTGGAGGTGTATATAAGATAGTTGAATTAGATGAAGAACCACTAATAAAAATTTCAGGTGATATTATAAAAATATCTAATCCTGGTTTCAAAGAAGTGTATAGAATATTTGATACTGATGGCTTTGCTTATGCAGATTTAATATCTCTTGTAAAAAATGATAGTGATAAAGAAAAATTATTAAATAATCAAAATTTTATTATAAGAGATGAGAAATATGAATTTAAATCAAGTGTAATAGAAAAAGATAGATATACATACATAAAATTGACTAAACAATATATAAAAGATGGAATTATAGATAAAATATTACATGAAGATTTATTTGATATTATGAAATCTCAAAAACATTATTTTGATTCCTTAGCTAAGGTTTCTCCAGAAAGAAAGAGATTAGAAAATCCTCATAGCTATAAGGTAGATTTGTCTTCTGATCTAATAAAATTGAAATATGGTTTAATAAATAAGATTAAAAATGTCTAA
- the atpD gene encoding F0F1 ATP synthase subunit beta has protein sequence MNKGTITQIISAVVDVAFKDELPAIYNALKVKLEDKELVLEVEQHLGNNVVRTVAMDSTDGLKRGMEVIDTGKPITIPVGKVVLGRILNVLGEPVDNQGPINAETFLPIHREAPEFDDLETETEIFETGIKVIDLLAPYIKGGKIGLFGGAGVGKTVLIMELINNIAKGHGGISVFAGVGERTREGRDLYGEMTESGVITKTALVYGQMNEPPGARLRVALTGLTVAENFRDKDGQDVLLFIDNIFRFTQAGSEVSALLGRIPSAVGYQPNLATEMGALQERITSTKSGSITSVQAVYVPADDLTDPAPATTFSHLDATTVLSRNIASLGIYPAVDPLDSTSKALSEDVVGKEHYEIARKVQEVLQRYKELQDIIAILGMDELSDEDKLTVSRARKIERFFSQPFSVAEQFTGMEGKYVPVKETIRGFREILEGKHDDIPEQAFLYVGTIEEAVAKAKGLAK, from the coding sequence GTGAACAAAGGAACTATAACACAAATTATAAGTGCCGTTGTAGACGTTGCTTTTAAAGATGAATTGCCTGCAATATATAATGCTTTAAAAGTAAAATTAGAAGATAAAGAACTTGTGCTAGAAGTTGAACAACATCTTGGTAATAATGTTGTGAGAACAGTTGCCATGGATTCAACTGATGGTTTAAAAAGAGGAATGGAAGTTATAGATACAGGAAAACCAATTACTATTCCAGTTGGTAAGGTAGTTCTTGGAAGAATATTAAATGTTTTAGGTGAGCCTGTTGATAATCAGGGGCCAATCAATGCTGAAACATTTTTACCTATTCATAGAGAAGCACCTGAATTTGATGACTTAGAAACTGAAACTGAAATATTTGAAACAGGAATAAAAGTTATAGATTTATTGGCACCATATATTAAGGGTGGAAAAATTGGTCTATTTGGTGGAGCAGGTGTAGGAAAAACAGTTTTAATAATGGAACTTATTAATAATATTGCAAAAGGACATGGAGGTATTTCAGTCTTTGCAGGAGTTGGTGAAAGAACAAGAGAAGGTAGAGACTTATATGGTGAAATGACTGAATCAGGAGTTATCACAAAAACAGCTCTTGTTTATGGACAAATGAATGAGCCCCCTGGAGCAAGACTTAGAGTTGCATTAACTGGTCTTACTGTTGCAGAAAATTTTAGAGATAAAGATGGGCAAGATGTTCTTCTATTTATAGATAATATATTTAGATTTACTCAAGCAGGTTCGGAAGTTTCTGCATTACTTGGAAGAATTCCATCTGCTGTTGGGTATCAACCAAACTTAGCAACTGAAATGGGGGCTTTACAAGAAAGAATAACATCAACAAAATCTGGTTCAATTACATCTGTACAAGCTGTATATGTACCAGCTGATGACTTAACAGACCCAGCACCAGCAACAACTTTCTCACACTTGGATGCAACAACAGTTCTTTCAAGAAACATTGCATCACTAGGGATATATCCTGCTGTTGACCCTTTAGATTCAACATCTAAGGCTCTATCAGAAGATGTAGTTGGAAAAGAACACTATGAAATTGCAAGAAAAGTGCAAGAAGTTTTACAAAGATATAAAGAGCTTCAAGATATTATAGCTATCTTAGGTATGGATGAACTATCAGATGAAGATAAACTTACTGTATCAAGAGCTAGAAAGATTGAAAGATTTTTCTCACAACCATTTTCTGTTGCTGAACAATTTACTGGAATGGAAGGTAAATATGTTCCAGTAAAAGAAACAATAAGAGGATTTAGAGAAATATTAGAAGGAAAGCATGATGATATTCCTGAACAAGCATTCTTATATGTTGGAACAATAGAAGAAGCTGTTGCTAAAGCAAAAGGTTTAGCAAAATAA
- a CDS encoding DMT family transporter codes for MNFKKIYKKLTAKECAFIAIFFWATAFVLTKVVLKEVDTTTLGVLRYFFASIIVIFILIKKKIPLPNLKDIPSFLFAGFSGYAGYIVFFNIATLLSSPSTLSVINALAPAITAIIAYFIFNEKIKVIGWIAMGISFCGILILTLWDGALTINKGILYMLVGCVLLSSYNISQRYLTKKYSSFDVSMYSMLIGGILLVTYSPSSVGNMFSISFSSLILIIYMSIFPSIISYFFWTKAFELAKHTTEVTSFMFVTPVLATLMGIIILGDIPKLSTLIGGIVIILGMILFNKTK; via the coding sequence ATGAATTTTAAAAAAATATATAAAAAATTAACAGCCAAAGAGTGTGCTTTTATTGCAATTTTTTTCTGGGCAACAGCTTTTGTCTTAACAAAAGTTGTTTTAAAAGAGGTTGATACCACGACACTTGGAGTTCTAAGATATTTTTTTGCATCTATAATAGTTATCTTTATACTTATTAAAAAGAAAATTCCTTTGCCTAATTTAAAAGATATTCCATCATTTTTATTTGCTGGTTTTTCAGGATATGCTGGTTATATCGTATTTTTTAATATAGCAACATTACTTTCTAGTCCTTCTACTTTAAGTGTTATAAATGCATTAGCTCCTGCTATAACAGCTATTATTGCATATTTTATATTTAATGAAAAAATAAAAGTAATTGGTTGGATTGCTATGGGAATATCATTTTGTGGAATTTTAATTTTAACTTTATGGGATGGAGCTTTAACAATAAACAAAGGTATTTTATATATGTTAGTTGGTTGTGTATTGCTTAGTTCATATAATATTTCTCAAAGATACTTAACTAAAAAATATTCATCTTTTGATGTTAGTATGTATTCCATGTTAATTGGAGGTATTCTTTTAGTTACATATTCTCCAAGTTCAGTGGGTAATATGTTTTCTATAAGTTTTTCTTCTTTAATTTTAATTATCTATATGTCAATTTTTCCAAGTATAATTTCTTATTTCTTTTGGACTAAGGCATTTGAACTTGCAAAACATACAACAGAAGTAACTTCATTTATGTTTGTAACTCCAGTTCTTGCAACTCTTATGGGAATTATAATTTTAGGGGATATTCCTAAATTATCAACACTTATTGGTGGTATAGTAATTATTTTAGGAATGATTTTATTTAACAAGACAAAATAA
- a CDS encoding phosphatidylserine decarboxylase, which translates to MKFEKIKYIERKTGEIKIEKVMGEGALKFLYYNPFGKLALHTVVKRKFLSDWYGKKMSKPKSKEKIKLFVEEMGIDMNDYKRPIEDYTSFNDFFYRELKDGARKIDYNENVIVSPADGKILAYQNIKEVDRFFIKGSEFTLEEFFNNKNLAKKYEDGTFVIIRLAPADYHRFHFPVDGEISEVKKISGDYYSVSTHAIRTNFRIFCENKREYAILKTEKFGDIAMFDIGATMVGGIVQTYKANSYVKKGGEKGYFLFGGSTCILVFEKDKVIIDKDIIENSKNKIETRIYMGEKFGNEKN; encoded by the coding sequence ATGAAATTTGAAAAAATAAAATATATAGAAAGAAAAACTGGTGAGATAAAAATTGAAAAGGTGATGGGAGAAGGAGCATTAAAGTTTTTATATTATAATCCCTTTGGGAAATTAGCTTTACACACAGTAGTAAAAAGGAAATTTTTATCTGATTGGTATGGAAAAAAAATGTCTAAACCTAAGTCAAAAGAAAAAATAAAACTTTTTGTAGAAGAAATGGGTATAGATATGAATGACTACAAGAGACCAATAGAGGATTATACAAGTTTTAATGACTTTTTTTATCGTGAACTAAAAGATGGAGCTAGGAAAATAGATTATAATGAAAATGTTATTGTTTCTCCAGCAGATGGGAAAATTTTAGCTTATCAAAATATAAAAGAAGTTGATAGATTCTTCATAAAGGGTTCTGAATTTACTTTAGAAGAGTTTTTTAACAATAAGAATTTAGCCAAAAAATATGAAGATGGAACATTTGTAATAATAAGACTGGCACCTGCTGATTACCATAGATTTCATTTTCCAGTAGATGGGGAAATTTCAGAAGTTAAAAAGATTTCTGGGGATTATTACTCAGTGTCAACTCATGCTATAAGAACAAATTTTAGAATTTTTTGTGAAAATAAAAGAGAATATGCGATATTGAAAACAGAAAAATTTGGAGATATAGCGATGTTTGATATTGGAGCTACTATGGTTGGTGGAATAGTTCAAACATATAAAGCTAATTCCTATGTAAAAAAAGGAGGAGAAAAAGGTTATTTCTTATTTGGAGGTTCAACTTGTATTTTAGTTTTTGAAAAAGATAAAGTTATCATAGATAAAGATATAATAGAAAATTCTAAGAATAAAATAGAAACTAGAATCTATATGGGAGAAAAATTTGGAAATGAAAAAAACTAA
- the metK gene encoding methionine adenosyltransferase: MKKFTYFTSEFVSPGHPDKVSDQIADTILDACLKDDPNSRVACEVFCTTGLVIVGGEITTSTYIDVQDIVRKKIDEIGYKPGMGFDSNCGVLNSIHAQSPDIAMGVDVGGAGDQGIMFGGAVRETEELMPLALVLSREILVKLTKMMKNGEIKWARPDQKSQVTLAYDENGKIDHVDSIVVSVQHDEDVTHDEIEKTVIEKVVKPILEKYNLSSENIKYYINPTGRFVIGGPHGDTGVTGRKIIVDSYGGYFRHGGGAFSGKDPSKVDRSAAYAARWVAKNVIAAGFADKCEFQLSYAIGVPHPISIKVETFGTSKVNESKISEAILKVFDLSPRGIEKALELREGKFRYQDLAAYGHIGRTDIDTPWERLNKVEELKKAIEL; the protein is encoded by the coding sequence ATGAAAAAGTTTACATACTTTACTTCAGAATTTGTCTCACCAGGACATCCTGATAAAGTTTCTGATCAGATAGCAGATACAATTTTAGATGCTTGCTTAAAAGATGATCCAAATTCAAGAGTTGCTTGTGAAGTTTTTTGTACTACTGGTTTAGTTATTGTTGGAGGGGAAATAACAACATCAACATATATTGATGTTCAAGATATAGTTAGAAAAAAAATTGATGAAATAGGTTATAAACCAGGAATGGGATTTGATTCTAACTGTGGAGTTTTAAATAGTATTCATGCACAATCGCCAGATATTGCTATGGGAGTTGATGTTGGCGGTGCTGGTGATCAAGGAATAATGTTTGGAGGTGCTGTTAGAGAAACTGAAGAGCTTATGCCTCTTGCACTTGTACTATCAAGAGAAATTTTAGTAAAACTTACTAAAATGATGAAAAATGGTGAGATTAAATGGGCAAGACCAGATCAAAAATCTCAAGTTACATTAGCTTATGATGAAAATGGAAAAATTGATCATGTGGATTCTATTGTTGTATCAGTACAACATGATGAAGATGTTACACATGATGAAATTGAAAAAACAGTTATAGAAAAAGTTGTTAAACCCATTTTAGAAAAATATAATTTAAGCTCTGAAAATATAAAATACTATATCAATCCTACTGGAAGATTTGTAATTGGAGGACCTCATGGAGATACTGGTGTCACTGGTAGAAAAATTATAGTTGATAGTTATGGAGGATATTTTAGACATGGTGGAGGAGCTTTTTCTGGAAAAGACCCATCAAAAGTTGATAGATCAGCTGCTTATGCTGCTAGATGGGTAGCTAAAAATGTTATTGCAGCAGGGTTTGCTGATAAATGTGAGTTCCAATTATCTTATGCAATAGGAGTTCCACATCCAATATCTATAAAAGTTGAAACTTTTGGAACCTCAAAAGTAAATGAAAGTAAAATTTCTGAAGCTATTTTAAAAGTATTTGATTTATCCCCAAGAGGAATAGAAAAAGCTCTTGAGTTAAGAGAAGGAAAATTTAGATACCAAGATTTAGCAGCCTATGGACATATAGGAAGAACTGATATAGATACTCCTTGGGAAAGATTAAATAAAGTTGAAGAGCTAAAAAAGGCTATTGAATTATAG
- a CDS encoding VOC family protein gives MKFHFLHENFNVLDLEKSIKFYNEALGLKVVREKFAEDGSYKIVYLGDGITNFQLELTWLADRKEKYDLGDEEFHLAFEVDNYKEAFKKHTEMDCVVFVNEKMGIYFITDPDGYWLEILPPKK, from the coding sequence ATGAAATTTCATTTTCTACATGAAAATTTTAATGTTTTAGATTTAGAAAAAAGTATAAAATTTTATAATGAGGCTCTTGGACTAAAAGTTGTAAGAGAAAAATTTGCAGAAGATGGAAGCTATAAGATAGTTTATTTAGGAGATGGAATAACTAATTTCCAATTAGAACTAACTTGGCTAGCTGATAGAAAAGAAAAATATGATTTAGGTGATGAAGAATTTCATTTAGCTTTTGAAGTTGATAACTATAAAGAAGCATTTAAAAAACATACAGAAATGGATTGTGTTGTTTTTGTAAATGAAAAGATGGGAATATACTTTATAACAGATCCTGATGGATACTGGTTAGAAATTTTACCACCTAAAAAATAA
- a CDS encoding NusG domain II-containing protein: MKKTKYFKIGDLVIYIFLIIFFSILIFKIGSFKGVKGAKAEIWVDGNLKYVYPLQKEEKNVFVETNLGGCNVQFKDNMVRVTTSNSPLKIAVKQGFIKSPGEVIIGIPDRLVIKIIGDSEDDSDIDFVAR, translated from the coding sequence ATGAAAAAAACTAAATACTTTAAAATAGGAGATTTAGTTATTTATATCTTCTTGATAATATTTTTCTCTATACTTATTTTTAAAATAGGTAGTTTCAAAGGCGTTAAAGGAGCTAAAGCAGAAATATGGGTTGATGGAAACTTAAAATATGTCTATCCTTTGCAAAAAGAAGAAAAAAATGTCTTTGTTGAAACTAATTTAGGTGGCTGTAATGTGCAATTTAAAGATAATATGGTAAGAGTAACAACTTCTAATTCTCCACTTAAAATAGCTGTAAAACAGGGATTTATAAAATCTCCTGGTGAGGTTATAATTGGCATTCCAGATAGACTTGTAATAAAAATAATTGGAGATTCTGAAGATGACTCAGATATTGATTTTGTAGCAAGGTAG
- the nhaC gene encoding Na+/H+ antiporter NhaC, with translation MFDLVQHRKPSKLEALIMILIVFLMLGYPMIMIPNTVPHIPVLITIIFLLLYGTINKVKFSLLQESMIQSVSTSMGAVFLFFFIGILVSILMMSGAIPTLMFLGLNVISTKIFYLSSFLITAIIGISIGSSLTTVATLGVALMGMSNAFELNPAITAGAIVSGAFFGDKMSPLSDTTGIAASIVGVDLFEHIKNMMYTTIPAFIISSIAFGLLSPWNKVGDISGVEQFKIDILSTGLVNNLSLLSFALLIILSIFKVPAILSIIYTSIVGLIISIVNNHYTIQEILSFLFGGFSKTDLPQNIASLLNRGGINSMFFTLTIVILALSLGGLLFGLGIIPTLLDSMAHLLINPSRATICVVLTALGVNYIVGEQYLSILLAGKTFKPIYDKLNLHSKNLSRTLEDAGTVINPLVPWGVCGVFVTSVLGVSTLTYLPFSFFCYLCVILTVISGFTGITLTKNI, from the coding sequence ATGTTTGATTTAGTGCAACACCGTAAACCTAGTAAATTAGAGGCCCTTATTATGATTTTAATTGTTTTTTTGATGTTAGGATACCCTATGATTATGATTCCTAACACAGTACCACATATTCCTGTATTAATTACTATAATATTTTTATTGTTATATGGAACAATTAATAAAGTAAAATTTTCTTTATTACAAGAAAGCATGATTCAATCAGTTAGTACAAGTATGGGAGCTGTATTTTTATTCTTCTTTATTGGGATTTTAGTTTCTATATTAATGATGTCAGGAGCAATTCCTACATTAATGTTTTTAGGACTTAATGTAATTTCAACTAAGATTTTTTACCTTTCATCTTTTTTGATAACTGCAATAATTGGAATTTCTATTGGAAGTAGTTTAACAACAGTTGCTACATTAGGAGTTGCACTTATGGGAATGTCTAATGCTTTTGAGTTAAATCCAGCTATAACAGCTGGTGCAATAGTTTCTGGTGCATTCTTTGGTGATAAAATGTCTCCATTATCGGACACTACTGGTATTGCTGCTAGTATAGTTGGAGTTGATTTGTTTGAGCATATTAAAAATATGATGTACACAACTATCCCTGCTTTTATAATATCTTCTATTGCTTTTGGTTTACTTTCACCTTGGAATAAAGTTGGAGATATTTCAGGTGTTGAACAATTTAAAATTGATATTCTTTCGACAGGGCTTGTGAATAATTTATCACTATTGTCTTTTGCCTTATTAATAATACTTTCTATCTTTAAAGTGCCTGCTATTTTATCAATAATATATACAAGTATAGTAGGTTTAATAATTTCTATTGTTAATAATCATTACACTATACAAGAAATTTTAAGTTTCTTATTTGGAGGTTTTTCAAAAACTGATTTACCACAAAATATTGCTTCACTTTTAAATCGTGGCGGAATAAATAGTATGTTTTTCACCCTTACAATAGTAATTTTAGCACTTAGCTTGGGAGGATTATTATTTGGTTTAGGAATTATTCCTACACTTCTTGATAGTATGGCTCATCTTTTGATAAACCCATCAAGAGCGACTATCTGTGTTGTTCTTACAGCATTAGGTGTAAATTATATAGTTGGAGAACAATATTTAAGTATTTTACTTGCAGGAAAAACTTTTAAACCTATATATGATAAACTTAATTTACATTCTAAAAATTTATCAAGAACTTTGGAAGATGCTGGTACAGTAATAAACCCATTAGTACCTTGGGGAGTTTGTGGAGTGTTTGTAACAAGTGTTTTAGGTGTCAGTACACTTACTTATTTACCATTTTCATTTTTCTGTTATTTATGTGTTATACTTACAGTTATTTCCGGATTCACTGGAATAACTTTAACTAAAAATATATAA
- the atpC gene encoding ATP synthase F1 subunit epsilon, with product MASFKVSVVTQVKKILEQEAGYLRLRTSEGDVGILSNHAPYVAELAMGKMEIESPEKDRRDVYFLNGGFVEISNNQATVIADEIIPIEKIDIETEQIKIEELKKQLEKISTEEEKVKIQKKIKISLKKIEAKNS from the coding sequence ATGGCAAGTTTTAAAGTAAGTGTTGTAACACAAGTTAAAAAAATATTAGAACAAGAAGCCGGATATTTGAGACTTAGAACTTCTGAGGGTGATGTTGGAATACTTTCAAATCATGCCCCTTATGTTGCTGAACTTGCAATGGGAAAAATGGAAATAGAAAGTCCTGAAAAAGATAGAAGAGATGTTTATTTTTTAAATGGAGGATTTGTAGAAATTTCAAATAATCAAGCAACAGTGATTGCAGATGAAATTATTCCAATAGAAAAAATTGATATTGAAACAGAACAAATAAAAATTGAAGAATTAAAAAAACAATTGGAAAAAATTTCTACTGAAGAAGAAAAAGTTAAAATTCAGAAAAAAATAAAGATTTCTTTAAAAAAGATAGAGGCTAAAAATAGTTAG
- the dtd gene encoding D-aminoacyl-tRNA deacylase, whose amino-acid sequence MRTVIQRVKYAKVSVDGKILGEIDKGFLILLGITHNDSIKEVKWLANKTKNLRIFEDEEGKMNLSLEDVKGKVLIISQFTLYSNSIKGNRPSFIEAARPDLAKDLYLKFIEEFKNFGIETQEGEFGADMKVELLNDGPVTIIIDTKDANIK is encoded by the coding sequence ATGAGAACAGTTATACAAAGAGTTAAATATGCAAAAGTAAGTGTTGATGGAAAAATTTTAGGAGAAATTGATAAAGGATTTCTTATTCTTTTGGGAATTACACATAATGATAGTATAAAAGAAGTTAAGTGGCTTGCTAATAAGACCAAAAATTTAAGAATTTTTGAAGATGAAGAAGGAAAAATGAACTTATCCTTAGAAGATGTAAAAGGGAAAGTTTTAATTATTTCTCAATTTACTCTCTATAGTAATTCTATAAAAGGAAATAGACCTTCCTTTATTGAGGCTGCAAGACCAGATTTAGCAAAAGATTTATATTTAAAATTTATTGAAGAATTTAAAAATTTTGGTATAGAAACACAAGAAGGTGAATTTGGTGCTGATATGAAAGTAGAACTTTTAAATGATGGACCAGTTACAATTATTATTGATACTAAAGATGCAAATATAAAATAA
- a CDS encoding branched-chain amino acid transaminase, with product MINTKKIWMNGKLVEHDEANIHVLSHVVHYGSSFFEGIRVYKTENGSVIFRLKEHVKRLFNSAKIYRTEIPYSVEEIEQAIIETVKANELEQGYIRPIAYRGYFELGVNPKRCPVDVAIAAWAWGAYLGEEALNNGIKVQVSTWRRPALDTLPSLAKAGGNYLSSQLIKLEALENGYEEGIALDYLGNVSEGSGENLFVVLNGKLITPNLSSSALAGITKDTVIQLAKKLGYEVVEQTIPRELLYTCDELFLTGTAAEVTPVYSVDNIKVGNGDKIITKAIQKEFFNLVQGKHELSEKYLTYVK from the coding sequence ATGATTAACACAAAAAAAATTTGGATGAATGGAAAATTAGTTGAGCATGATGAGGCAAACATACATGTACTTTCACATGTTGTTCATTATGGAAGTTCTTTTTTTGAAGGAATAAGAGTATACAAAACTGAAAATGGATCTGTGATTTTTAGATTAAAAGAACACGTAAAAAGACTTTTCAATTCGGCTAAAATATATAGAACAGAAATTCCTTATTCAGTGGAAGAAATAGAACAAGCTATAATTGAAACAGTAAAAGCTAATGAATTAGAACAAGGATATATTCGTCCTATTGCTTATCGTGGATATTTTGAATTAGGGGTTAATCCTAAAAGATGTCCAGTTGATGTTGCTATTGCAGCTTGGGCTTGGGGAGCATACTTAGGTGAGGAAGCTTTAAATAATGGGATAAAAGTACAAGTTTCTACTTGGAGAAGACCTGCTCTTGATACTCTTCCATCTTTGGCAAAGGCTGGTGGAAATTATTTAAGTTCACAATTAATAAAATTGGAAGCCTTAGAAAATGGTTATGAAGAAGGAATTGCTCTTGATTATCTAGGAAATGTTAGTGAAGGAAGTGGAGAAAATTTATTTGTTGTTTTAAATGGAAAATTAATAACGCCTAATTTATCTTCTTCTGCTCTAGCTGGAATTACAAAAGATACAGTTATTCAACTTGCTAAAAAATTAGGTTATGAAGTTGTAGAACAAACTATACCAAGGGAACTTCTATATACTTGTGATGAATTATTTTTAACTGGTACAGCTGCTGAAGTAACACCTGTTTATTCTGTTGATAATATTAAAGTTGGAAATGGAGATAAAATCATAACAAAAGCTATACAAAAAGAATTTTTTAATCTTGTTCAAGGTAAACATGAACTTTCTGAAAAATATCTTACTTATGTAAAATAA